Proteins from a genomic interval of Candidatus Omnitrophota bacterium:
- the epsC gene encoding serine O-acetyltransferase EpsC, whose amino-acid sequence MVVLLSIIVVFLVIYVLFTDEIRTVKERDPAAKSALEVLLLYPGLHALVIYRVAHQLWQWKIPIVPRWLSQTARFFTGIELHPGAEIGHNLFIDHGMGVVVGETAIIGNNVLLYQGVTLGGTGKETGKRHPTIGDNVVIGTGAKVLGNITIGGNSYIGANAVVIKDVPPNSTVVGIPGRVTKQEGQKIDSLLDHTHVNDPVMENMVRLLKRIKHLEEKTGHRGDGSDADYNI is encoded by the coding sequence ATGGTTGTTCTTTTATCCATCATCGTCGTTTTTCTGGTCATTTATGTCCTTTTTACCGACGAGATCCGCACGGTCAAAGAGCGCGACCCCGCGGCCAAAAGCGCGCTGGAAGTCCTTTTGTTGTATCCGGGCCTGCACGCTCTGGTCATTTACCGCGTGGCGCATCAACTTTGGCAATGGAAGATCCCCATTGTCCCGCGCTGGCTGTCGCAGACCGCGCGGTTTTTCACCGGCATCGAGCTCCATCCGGGGGCCGAGATCGGCCATAACCTGTTCATTGACCACGGCATGGGCGTTGTCGTGGGAGAGACCGCCATCATCGGGAATAATGTGCTTTTGTACCAGGGCGTGACCTTGGGGGGAACGGGCAAAGAAACCGGCAAACGCCACCCGACCATCGGGGACAATGTGGTCATCGGCACGGGGGCCAAGGTCCTGGGCAATATCACCATCGGCGGGAATTCCTATATCGGGGCCAACGCGGTGGTCATCAAGGACGTGCCGCCCAACTCCACGGTGGTGGGCATTCCGGGGCGCGTCACCAAACAGGAAGGCCAGAAGATCGACTCCCTGCTCGACCACACGCACGTGAATGACCCGGTCATGGAAAACATGGTCCGGCTATTGAAGCGCATCAAGCATCTGGAAGAGAAAACCGGCCATCGCGGCGACGGCAGTGACGCCGATTATAATATTTGA
- the cysS gene encoding cysteine--tRNA ligase, protein MQIYNSLTKKKEDFVPLEGKTVRMYTCGVTVYDRCHIGHARSLYVFDVIRRYLKFRGYDVRFVRNITDVDDKIIAKALETGRTSQQVSDEQIALYHEDMKLLGMEPGDVEPRATQNIPDMIADIRGLMEKGYAYAVGADVYFNVRAFKDYGKLSGQSIDRMMEAVRIEKDSGKKDPLDFALWKSSKPGEPAWDSPWGRGRPGWHIECSCMSMKHLKTQTLDIHAGGRDLIFPHHENEIAQSEALTGKTFAKYWMHHGLLTINGHKMSKSSGNFITIKDAAAKYSADELKLFFLFSHYASAIDFTEEKIQEARKALGRFDILFWKASELLKDKDVEPCQADFITTHKEEFLKAMDDDFNTPQAMAALFNLLNDTNKYIDENKKDPHYLGVIYHAVDILENFARNIFGLFLKEKERPLAQDLKKLLEERLAARAAKDFKRSDRLRDLLKDKGIAVEDGKSGQTWRWI, encoded by the coding sequence ATGCAGATCTATAATTCTTTGACCAAGAAAAAAGAAGATTTTGTCCCTCTGGAGGGCAAGACGGTCAGGATGTACACCTGCGGGGTGACCGTTTATGACAGGTGCCACATCGGCCACGCCCGCAGTTTGTATGTCTTTGACGTCATCCGCCGGTATCTGAAATTCCGCGGCTATGACGTGCGTTTTGTGCGCAATATCACCGACGTGGATGACAAGATCATTGCCAAAGCGCTGGAGACGGGCAGGACCAGTCAACAGGTCAGCGATGAGCAGATCGCTTTGTATCATGAGGACATGAAGTTGCTGGGGATGGAGCCGGGGGATGTTGAGCCGCGCGCGACCCAGAACATCCCTGACATGATCGCCGATATCCGGGGGCTCATGGAAAAAGGTTACGCCTATGCCGTGGGCGCGGACGTGTACTTTAATGTGCGCGCTTTTAAGGATTATGGCAAATTGTCGGGCCAGAGCATTGACAGGATGATGGAAGCGGTGCGCATTGAAAAGGACTCCGGGAAGAAAGACCCGCTGGATTTCGCGCTGTGGAAATCCTCCAAACCCGGCGAGCCCGCGTGGGACAGTCCCTGGGGCCGGGGCAGGCCCGGCTGGCACATTGAATGCTCGTGCATGAGCATGAAGCATTTGAAGACCCAGACCCTGGACATCCATGCCGGCGGCCGCGACCTCATTTTCCCGCATCATGAAAATGAGATCGCCCAGAGCGAGGCCCTGACGGGAAAGACCTTTGCCAAATACTGGATGCACCACGGGCTTTTGACCATCAACGGGCATAAAATGTCCAAATCATCCGGAAATTTTATCACCATCAAGGACGCGGCGGCCAAATACAGCGCTGATGAGCTCAAACTGTTTTTTCTGTTCTCTCATTACGCCAGCGCCATTGATTTTACCGAGGAGAAAATACAGGAAGCCCGCAAAGCATTGGGGCGTTTTGACATTTTGTTCTGGAAAGCATCTGAATTGCTTAAGGACAAGGACGTCGAGCCCTGCCAGGCGGATTTTATCACCACCCACAAGGAAGAGTTCTTAAAGGCCATGGACGATGATTTCAATACGCCTCAGGCCATGGCCGCGCTGTTCAATCTGCTCAATGATACCAATAAATACATTGATGAGAACAAGAAGGACCCGCATTATCTGGGCGTCATTTATCATGCCGTGGACATTCTGGAGAATTTCGCGCGCAATATTTTTGGGCTCTTCCTTAAGGAAAAGGAAAGGCCCCTGGCGCAGGACCTGAAGAAACTTCTGGAGGAACGGCTGGCGGCACGGGCGGCCAAGGATTTCAAGCGTTCCGACCGGTTGCGGGACCTGCTCAAGGACAAAGGCATTGCCGTCGAGGATGGAAAGAGCGGTCAGACATGGCGGTGGATATGA
- the tmk gene encoding dTMP kinase, with product MKGKFITFEGSEGSGKSTQAALVLDYLKKKKVPVTLLREPGGVKISEAIRGILLDAANKDMGDECETLLYMAARAQMVKEVLFPALGSGTVVLCDRFLDSTIAYQGYGNGVDVALIKELGRFATQGIAPDRTFLFDIETAKGLARTKVAKDRIELRSLEYHNNVRQGYLELARLEPKRIKVITVDGSKEDIFKRVQPFVDSLLCL from the coding sequence ATGAAAGGCAAATTTATCACATTTGAGGGCTCGGAGGGCTCCGGCAAAAGCACGCAGGCCGCGCTGGTGTTGGACTATTTGAAAAAGAAGAAGGTCCCTGTCACGCTGTTGCGCGAGCCCGGCGGGGTCAAGATCAGCGAGGCCATTCGCGGCATTTTGCTGGACGCGGCGAACAAGGACATGGGCGATGAATGCGAAACGCTCTTGTACATGGCGGCCCGGGCCCAAATGGTCAAAGAGGTTTTGTTCCCGGCGCTGGGATCCGGCACCGTCGTGCTCTGCGACCGTTTTTTGGATTCCACCATTGCTTACCAGGGTTACGGCAACGGGGTGGATGTGGCATTGATCAAAGAATTGGGCCGTTTTGCGACCCAAGGGATCGCCCCGGACCGGACATTTTTATTTGATATTGAAACCGCCAAAGGCCTGGCGCGCACCAAGGTTGCCAAGGACCGCATTGAATTGCGCTCACTCGAGTATCACAATAATGTCCGTCAGGGATATCTGGAGCTGGCCCGTCTGGAGCCCAAGCGGATCAAGGTCATCACCGTTGACGGGTCCAAGGAAGATATTTTTAAACGAGTTCAACCGTTCGTGGACAGCTTGCTATGTCTTTGA
- a CDS encoding AAA family ATPase → MSLMDVHSDVVDRFRRLSASGRMGHAYLFTGPHGTGKMQTALAVAQLVNCEDVSGGAPCGVCASCRKITSGNHPDIHILALLEDENAIKIAQAKEMIQRTAFKAYEARVKVFIVRDADLLTTEAVNSLLKTLEEPAPNTLMLLTTAVPEACPDTIKSRCHVIPFFSYPLNRVAQALREEGVAQDTAAFLAFYTDGCLGRARQLAKEDMGLRKNQWINEFFSSGNNEDFLKGLASDRPSAVEALTVLLSFVRDAVLLKSGSAPADCAHQDRLQDIRVLAGRPLKELSAMAGQIVRARKLINENLNAKMALSLLKERVHSLWDI, encoded by the coding sequence ATGTCTTTGATGGATGTTCATTCCGATGTCGTTGACCGTTTCCGCCGTTTGTCGGCCAGCGGCCGGATGGGCCATGCTTATTTGTTCACGGGGCCTCACGGTACGGGCAAGATGCAAACCGCCCTGGCCGTGGCGCAATTGGTCAATTGTGAGGATGTTTCCGGCGGCGCGCCATGCGGTGTTTGCGCCTCCTGCCGCAAGATCACGTCCGGCAATCATCCGGACATTCATATTCTGGCCCTGCTGGAGGATGAAAATGCCATTAAGATCGCACAGGCCAAAGAAATGATCCAGCGCACGGCCTTCAAAGCGTATGAAGCCAGGGTCAAGGTGTTCATTGTCCGCGACGCTGATCTATTGACCACGGAAGCGGTCAACAGTTTATTGAAAACGTTGGAAGAACCCGCGCCCAATACCTTGATGCTTTTGACCACCGCGGTGCCGGAGGCCTGTCCGGACACCATCAAGTCCCGCTGCCATGTGATCCCGTTTTTTTCCTACCCCTTAAACCGCGTGGCGCAGGCCTTGCGGGAAGAAGGAGTGGCGCAGGATACAGCGGCATTTTTGGCTTTTTACACCGACGGGTGCCTGGGCCGGGCCCGGCAATTGGCCAAAGAGGACATGGGTTTGCGGAAGAACCAATGGATCAATGAATTCTTTTCAAGCGGGAACAATGAAGATTTCTTGAAGGGATTGGCTTCTGACAGGCCCAGCGCAGTGGAAGCATTGACCGTGCTGCTTTCCTTTGTCAGGGACGCTGTCCTGTTAAAAAGCGGATCTGCTCCTGCTGATTGCGCGCATCAAGACCGGCTGCAGGACATCAGAGTTTTGGCCGGACGGCCTTTGAAGGAATTGTCCGCCATGGCCGGACAGATCGTCCGTGCCCGCAAACTCATCAACGAGAACCTCAACGCTAAAATGGCGTTATCTTTGCTTAAAGAGAGGGTGCATTCATTATGGGACATTTGA
- a CDS encoding stage 0 sporulation family protein: MGHLIEIQLGEYRSVGVYDANGVACGRGDIVIIDVQKGFEFGKVVSEAGKACSGKTEAAAGRTLRKASDGDLRQIVNNQMKAKDALEACRRKVAETKIDMQLIKAEYSFDSTKVLFFFAAEDRVDFRNLVKDLAKMFRVRIELKQIGVRDKAKIIGGYGVCGRELCCSSYMKGFHPLSIKMAKEQGLPLNPSKISGVCGRVKCCMAYEYNVYREFARSMPKMGQKVTTPEGDKGRVVNVDILKRFVTVDLGEGKTARVAYAQTNAS; the protein is encoded by the coding sequence ATGGGACATTTGATAGAGATCCAATTGGGGGAATACCGTTCCGTCGGTGTTTATGACGCCAATGGCGTGGCCTGCGGCCGGGGGGACATTGTGATCATTGACGTGCAAAAAGGTTTTGAGTTCGGCAAGGTGGTTTCCGAGGCGGGCAAGGCCTGCAGCGGAAAGACGGAAGCGGCCGCCGGCAGGACCCTGCGTAAGGCCAGCGACGGGGACCTGCGCCAGATCGTCAACAATCAGATGAAGGCCAAGGACGCTTTGGAGGCGTGCCGGCGCAAGGTGGCCGAGACCAAGATCGACATGCAATTGATCAAGGCCGAGTATTCTTTTGACAGCACCAAGGTGCTCTTTTTCTTTGCCGCCGAGGACAGGGTGGATTTCCGCAATCTGGTCAAGGACCTGGCCAAGATGTTCCGTGTCCGCATCGAACTCAAGCAGATCGGCGTGCGCGACAAGGCCAAGATCATCGGCGGATACGGCGTGTGCGGACGGGAATTGTGCTGTTCGTCCTACATGAAGGGCTTTCATCCGTTGTCCATCAAGATGGCCAAGGAGCAGGGTCTGCCGTTGAATCCCTCAAAGATCTCCGGTGTGTGCGGCCGCGTCAAATGCTGTATGGCGTATGAGTATAACGTGTACCGTGAGTTCGCCCGGTCCATGCCCAAGATGGGTCAGAAGGTCACGACCCCTGAGGGGGACAAGGGCCGGGTCGTTAACGTGGACATCCTCAAGCGTTTCGTCACCGTAGATCTGGGCGAAGGCAAGACCGCCAGGGTCGCCTACGCGCAGACCAATGCCAGCTGA
- the metG gene encoding methionine--tRNA ligase: MSKFYITTPIYYVNDAPHIGHAYTTILADVLARYHRFAGDEVFFLTGLDEHGQKVKQAAEKRGMTPQAHADDLAPRFLNLWKKLDIRHDDFIRTTEGRHKKAVQAVLQQVFDGGDIYVDEYGGWYSVAEERFITDAEYESGQFRDVKKLKEKNYFFRMGKYHDRLVEYIKANPDFIQPESRRNEILGFLDQPLGDLCISRPKSRMDWGIEIPFDKDYVTYVWFDALINYISVPGYISDQAKFKKWWPADVHLIGKDILTTHCVYWTTMLFSLGLPLPKTIFAHGWWLMGETKMSKSLGNVVNPLDLAETYGIDAVRYYLMCEMALGQDANFTPESFIKRFNSDLANDFGNLLNRVSGLIAKNHGGKAPEPGPLTPAEEELKRCAQALNSTVISLIGRMKVHEAIEAVIQLVRQVNKYLEVQAPWKLARIDMPSANRVLYTAGECLRIASMMLVPVMPHKANMVLDILGAAGTKPVWGQWKPGTVLKSHPPLFPRIEVE, translated from the coding sequence ATGAGTAAATTCTACATTACGACGCCGATCTATTATGTGAACGACGCGCCGCACATCGGCCACGCGTACACGACCATCCTCGCCGATGTTCTGGCCCGCTATCACCGTTTTGCCGGGGACGAGGTATTTTTTTTGACAGGATTGGACGAGCACGGACAGAAGGTCAAGCAGGCCGCCGAGAAACGCGGCATGACACCGCAGGCCCATGCCGACGACCTGGCCCCGCGGTTCCTGAATCTATGGAAGAAGCTGGATATCCGCCACGACGATTTTATCCGCACCACCGAGGGGCGCCACAAGAAGGCCGTGCAGGCGGTTTTGCAGCAGGTGTTCGATGGCGGCGACATTTATGTCGATGAGTACGGGGGCTGGTATTCCGTGGCGGAGGAACGTTTTATTACCGATGCCGAATATGAAAGCGGACAGTTTCGCGACGTCAAAAAGCTTAAAGAAAAGAATTATTTTTTCAGGATGGGCAAATACCATGACCGGCTCGTTGAGTATATCAAAGCCAACCCCGATTTCATCCAGCCCGAGTCCCGCCGTAACGAGATCCTGGGATTCTTGGACCAACCGTTGGGCGATCTGTGCATCTCGCGTCCCAAATCACGCATGGATTGGGGCATTGAGATCCCTTTTGATAAGGATTATGTCACCTATGTCTGGTTTGACGCGCTGATCAATTATATTTCTGTTCCGGGCTATATTTCTGATCAGGCAAAGTTCAAGAAATGGTGGCCAGCCGACGTGCATTTGATCGGCAAGGACATTTTGACCACCCACTGCGTGTATTGGACCACGATGCTGTTTTCCCTGGGACTGCCTCTGCCCAAGACCATTTTTGCCCACGGCTGGTGGCTTATGGGCGAGACCAAGATGAGCAAATCGCTGGGCAATGTCGTCAATCCTTTGGACCTGGCCGAAACCTACGGCATTGACGCGGTGCGTTATTATCTCATGTGCGAAATGGCGCTGGGCCAGGATGCCAATTTTACGCCGGAAAGTTTCATCAAACGTTTTAACAGCGACCTGGCCAATGATTTCGGCAATCTCTTGAATCGTGTGAGCGGTTTGATCGCCAAAAATCACGGGGGGAAGGCGCCCGAGCCCGGGCCTTTGACGCCGGCGGAAGAAGAGTTGAAGCGCTGCGCGCAGGCATTGAACTCAACGGTGATCTCTTTGATCGGCCGGATGAAGGTGCATGAGGCCATTGAAGCCGTCATTCAACTGGTGCGGCAGGTCAATAAATATCTGGAGGTCCAAGCCCCTTGGAAATTGGCCAGGATCGACATGCCGTCCGCCAACCGCGTGCTTTATACCGCCGGGGAATGTCTGCGTATCGCGTCCATGATGCTGGTGCCGGTCATGCCGCATAAGGCCAACATGGTTTTGGATATTTTAGGCGCTGCAGGCACAAAGCCGGTTTGGGGGCAATGGAAACCCGGAACGGTCCTCAAATCCCATCCGCCGCTTTTTCCCCGCATTGAGGTTGAATAA
- the mtnA gene encoding S-methyl-5-thioribose-1-phosphate isomerase, translated as MAIETIKWIGGAARIIDQTKLPGKLSFINCRDVDTMWHAIKRLSVRGAPAIGVAAAFGVLLGVQKSRGNDRAKFVKLFHKTCAYLATSRPTAVNLFNALDRMKAVVTRHPSASVKQLKKVLHQEAMAIFKEDQVVCRTMGDHGAKLIKNSMTALTICNAGALATVNYGTAQGVFYSARKMGRKFKVFSCETRPLLQGARLTCWELMREKIDTTLICDNMAATLMKQGKVDIIFTGADRIAANGDAANKIGTYMLAVLAKHHGVPFYIVAPRSTFDLKTRTGAQIPIEERKADEVTHFAGVATAPKGVKVYNPAFDVTPAALITGIVTEYGIIRPPYLRNIKATL; from the coding sequence ATGGCCATCGAAACAATCAAGTGGATAGGTGGCGCGGCCAGGATCATTGACCAGACCAAATTGCCCGGCAAACTTAGTTTTATCAACTGCCGTGATGTGGACACCATGTGGCATGCCATCAAGCGTTTGAGCGTGCGCGGGGCGCCGGCCATCGGTGTTGCCGCGGCCTTCGGCGTTTTGTTAGGCGTGCAGAAATCGAGGGGTAATGATCGCGCTAAATTTGTAAAACTATTTCATAAAACCTGTGCTTATCTGGCCACGTCCCGTCCGACCGCGGTCAATTTGTTCAATGCGCTTGACCGGATGAAGGCGGTCGTCACCCGTCATCCGTCGGCAAGCGTGAAACAATTAAAGAAGGTATTGCATCAGGAGGCCATGGCGATCTTCAAAGAAGATCAGGTCGTATGCCGCACCATGGGGGACCACGGGGCCAAACTCATCAAAAACAGCATGACAGCGCTGACCATATGCAATGCCGGGGCATTGGCCACGGTGAATTATGGGACGGCGCAGGGCGTTTTTTACAGCGCCAGAAAAATGGGACGCAAGTTCAAGGTATTTTCCTGCGAGACGCGTCCGCTGTTGCAGGGCGCGCGGCTGACCTGCTGGGAATTGATGCGGGAAAAAATTGATACAACGCTCATCTGCGACAACATGGCGGCGACACTCATGAAGCAGGGCAAGGTGGACATCATCTTCACCGGTGCGGACCGCATCGCGGCCAACGGGGACGCGGCCAATAAGATCGGGACCTATATGCTCGCGGTCCTGGCCAAACATCACGGCGTTCCTTTTTATATCGTCGCGCCCAGATCCACCTTTGACCTCAAAACGCGCACAGGCGCGCAAATCCCCATCGAGGAGCGCAAGGCCGATGAGGTCACACATTTCGCCGGTGTCGCGACCGCGCCTAAGGGCGTTAAGGTCTATAACCCCGCCTTTGACGTCACGCCGGCCGCCTTGATCACGGGCATTGTCACCGAATACGGCATCATCCGTCCTCCTTATCTGCGTAATATTAAAGCTACGTTATGA
- the thiL gene encoding thiamine-phosphate kinase, with product MNVSDLGEFGLIEKIRKYAPMTSSVVKGIGDDTAVLRHTKDKYLLFTTDMLVEGTHFKRRMGGAAIGHKALACSISDIAAMGGVPAHAVVSLGLGPRTPLRFVEEMYKAMAALAKRFGVSIVGGDTVRSDKIVINVALLGEVEKKHLVTRSGARPGDWIFVTGTLGRSLATGKHLNFTPRLKEARFLVKNFKPSAMIDISDGLAGDLNHILKASRVGARLWDNAVPLTGGATLAQALTDGEDFELLFTLKESQAMRLLKWQNKRRSWFFYPIGEITADTREQIHARSYTHF from the coding sequence ATGAATGTTTCTGACCTGGGCGAGTTTGGGTTGATCGAGAAGATACGCAAATACGCGCCGATGACATCAAGCGTGGTCAAAGGTATCGGCGATGATACGGCGGTATTGCGTCATACTAAGGATAAGTATCTGCTCTTTACGACCGATATGCTTGTTGAGGGCACACATTTTAAGCGCCGCATGGGGGGCGCAGCGATAGGTCATAAAGCGCTGGCATGCAGTATCAGCGATATCGCGGCCATGGGCGGAGTGCCGGCGCACGCGGTCGTGTCTTTGGGGCTTGGGCCAAGAACGCCGCTGCGTTTCGTTGAGGAGATGTATAAGGCCATGGCTGCTTTGGCCAAACGTTTCGGCGTCAGCATTGTCGGCGGGGACACGGTCCGGTCGGATAAGATCGTTATCAACGTGGCTTTGTTGGGCGAGGTGGAGAAAAAGCATCTTGTGACCCGTAGCGGAGCAAGGCCGGGGGACTGGATCTTTGTTACCGGGACATTAGGACGCTCTTTAGCAACGGGAAAGCATTTGAATTTTACGCCGCGGCTTAAAGAGGCGCGGTTTTTAGTTAAGAATTTTAAACCGTCCGCCATGATCGATATTTCCGACGGGTTGGCCGGCGATCTTAACCATATCCTCAAGGCAAGCAGGGTGGGCGCGCGTTTATGGGACAATGCCGTGCCGCTGACCGGGGGCGCGACCCTGGCACAGGCACTCACCGACGGAGAAGATTTTGAATTGTTATTCACGCTTAAAGAATCACAGGCCATGCGTTTATTGAAATGGCAGAACAAACGCAGGAGCTGGTTTTTTTATCCCATCGGCGAGATCACTGCCGACACCAGAGAACAAATTCATGCCAGGAGTTACACGCATTTCTAA
- the tsaE gene encoding tRNA (adenosine(37)-N6)-threonylcarbamoyltransferase complex ATPase subunit type 1 TsaE encodes MPGVTRISKSQEETMGLAAQFARHLKKGDIVALKGELGTGKTVFVKGAASAFGIDPDSVNSPTFVIMNYYPAKTALYHFDLYRLEKPQEISSVNFDEYFYGDGICFIEWPERLGGLLPKNHWLVELRHKSENQRDLCISYPSNPQQKFFL; translated from the coding sequence ATGCCAGGAGTTACACGCATTTCTAAGAGTCAAGAGGAAACGATGGGTCTGGCCGCCCAATTCGCCCGTCATTTAAAAAAGGGCGACATTGTCGCCTTAAAAGGCGAGCTGGGCACGGGCAAGACCGTGTTCGTCAAAGGCGCGGCGTCCGCCTTTGGCATTGACCCCGACAGCGTCAACAGCCCGACCTTTGTCATCATGAATTATTATCCGGCCAAGACCGCGCTGTATCATTTTGACCTGTATCGCCTGGAGAAGCCGCAGGAAATATCCTCGGTCAATTTTGATGAGTATTTTTACGGCGACGGCATTTGTTTTATTGAATGGCCCGAACGGCTGGGCGGCCTGCTTCCCAAAAACCATTGGCTGGTGGAATTGCGGCATAAAAGCGAGAACCAACGGGACCTATGCATTTCTTATCCATCGAACCCTCAACAAAAGTTTTTTCTTTAG
- the tsaB gene encoding tRNA (adenosine(37)-N6)-threonylcarbamoyltransferase complex dimerization subunit type 1 TsaB — protein sequence MRYRNMTVDKVLEHSIIPAVDRLLASAGVPFKKLGAFAVGLGPGSFTSLRVGLATVKAFAMATGKPVVGVPSLDTLARGAAGLPCDEICVLSDARRGMVYAAIYGSTRLTTGGSTLKRTSDYMLCDIKTVLDKVHGKTLFTGDGAGLYRNDIIRAYKECGSTVCKPAFAPQKLWSPQAKRLAQIAFERLAAKDYDDMERLVPLYLYPADCQVDRRST from the coding sequence TTGCGTTATCGCAATATGACCGTGGACAAGGTGCTGGAGCATTCCATTATTCCGGCTGTTGACCGGCTTTTGGCATCCGCGGGCGTGCCTTTTAAGAAACTGGGCGCTTTTGCCGTGGGTCTGGGGCCGGGGTCGTTCACCAGTTTGCGGGTGGGATTAGCCACGGTCAAGGCCTTTGCCATGGCCACGGGTAAGCCCGTCGTGGGCGTTCCCAGTTTGGACACGCTGGCGCGGGGCGCCGCTGGTTTGCCTTGCGATGAGATCTGTGTTTTAAGCGATGCCAGGCGGGGGATGGTGTACGCGGCCATTTATGGTTCGACAAGGCTCACCACAGGTGGTTCGACCCTAAAACGCACGTCGGATTATATGTTATGTGACATTAAGACCGTTTTGGATAAAGTCCATGGCAAGACCCTTTTTACAGGCGACGGAGCGGGGCTTTACCGCAACGACATCATCCGCGCGTACAAAGAATGCGGTTCTACGGTGTGCAAGCCCGCCTTCGCTCCTCAAAAATTATGGTCTCCGCAGGCCAAACGCCTGGCGCAAATAGCGTTTGAGCGTTTGGCCGCGAAAGATTATGATGATATGGAGCGTTTGGTCCCTTTATACCTGTATCCGGCGGATTGTCAGGTGGACCGAAGGTCCACCTGA
- the alr gene encoding alanine racemase — MTVKDQQTATTSEHWTWAEIDLNAMAANFAELKKLAAKNMAYNAGLIPVIKADAYGHGMLATAQCLDAQGCPLFAVSNVSEGIALRRAGFKQKVLLFESTLPQDAAAIVENQLTPTVCTPELAQAIDAQAIAAGVQVPVHIKVDTGMGRLGVDEEDALAFVQKLRDDHPRLVLEGLYTHFPLAETDREFTFGQMRRFRDIVYAMENQFITFTYVHAGNSMGLGNYKSELFNLARPGLMLYGLYPSEELKKKVALHPVMAVKTRIIFVKTIAKGRGVSYGHTFKAKDDMTVAVLPIGYSNGYLRSLSNSAFVLIRGLRCPVVGRVTMDQVIVDVTPLGMSGDLPRLGEEAVLLGDQKGANISADEVAHWAGTISYEILCSLGNNLPRIYF, encoded by the coding sequence ATGACAGTTAAAGACCAGCAAACAGCAACGACCAGCGAACATTGGACCTGGGCGGAGATCGACCTCAACGCCATGGCGGCCAATTTCGCCGAGTTGAAAAAATTGGCGGCCAAGAACATGGCCTACAACGCGGGGCTCATCCCCGTCATCAAGGCCGACGCCTATGGCCACGGCATGCTCGCGACAGCCCAATGCCTTGACGCCCAGGGCTGTCCTTTGTTCGCCGTTTCCAATGTTTCCGAAGGCATTGCCTTGCGCCGTGCGGGGTTCAAACAGAAGGTCCTGCTTTTTGAAAGCACCTTACCGCAGGATGCCGCCGCCATTGTTGAGAACCAATTGACCCCGACGGTATGCACCCCGGAACTGGCCCAGGCCATTGACGCGCAGGCCATCGCTGCCGGCGTGCAGGTGCCGGTGCATATCAAGGTGGACACCGGCATGGGGCGGCTTGGCGTGGATGAGGAGGATGCTCTTGCTTTTGTGCAAAAATTGCGCGATGACCATCCGCGTCTGGTCCTGGAAGGGTTGTACACGCATTTCCCGCTGGCGGAAACCGACCGGGAATTCACCTTTGGCCAGATGCGCCGCTTCCGTGATATTGTTTATGCGATGGAAAACCAGTTCATCACCTTCACCTACGTGCACGCGGGCAACAGCATGGGGCTGGGGAATTACAAAAGTGAATTGTTCAACCTGGCGCGGCCGGGCCTGATGCTGTATGGTCTTTATCCGTCGGAAGAGTTGAAGAAGAAAGTGGCCCTGCATCCGGTCATGGCTGTCAAAACGCGCATCATTTTCGTCAAGACCATTGCCAAAGGCCGCGGCGTCAGTTACGGCCATACGTTCAAGGCCAAGGATGACATGACGGTCGCGGTTCTGCCCATCGGCTACAGCAACGGGTATTTGCGTTCCCTTTCCAACAGCGCCTTCGTGTTGATCCGCGGGCTGCGCTGTCCTGTGGTGGGCCGTGTCACCATGGACCAGGTGATCGTGGATGTGACGCCATTGGGGATGTCCGGGGACCTGCCGCGTTTGGGGGAAGAAGCGGTTTTGCTGGGAGATCAGAAAGGCGCCAATATCAGCGCCGACGAGGTGGCCCATTGGGCCGGCACCATCAGTTACGAGATCCTCTGCAGTTTGGGAAATAACCTGCCTAGAATTTACTTTTAA